AGGATGCCGGCGTTGTTGACGAGGATGTCGATGGCGCCGAAGGCCTCTCGCACGGTGCTCACCATCGCGTCAACGGACACGGCATTGCTCACATCGGCTTGCACGGCAATGGCTTGCGCGCCGGTGCTGCGGATGGTGTTGACCACCGCGTCGGCTTCTGCGGCATTGCTGCGATAGACCACGGCCACGCGCGCGCCGTCGGCGGCCAGCCGATGCGCCACGGCGGCGCCGATGCCGCGCGAGCCGCCGGTGACGATGGCGGTGCGGCCTGCGAGGCGTTGCGTGATCGTGGATGGGGTGGCTTGCGTTGTGGACATGCTGTTCTCCTGATTGGGTGGATGTTTCGGGAGAACAGGTTACGAACCAGCAGACGTGCGCGCAGCCCGTTTGGCCGCGACGCGGCGTTCCAGCATTGGAACGACGGAAGGCCGATCAGCCCTGCTGGCGTTTGCGGTACTCCGCCACCTTATGCCGGTTGCCGCAGAGGGCCATGCTGCACCAGCGACGCTTGTGCGACTTGGTGCGGTCGTAAAACCACAGCGTGCATTCGGGGTGTTCGCACACGCGCACGAGCTGGAAATCGCCTTCGGCGAGCAGGTGTGCGGCGGCCTCAGCCAGCGGCGCCAGACATTGCTCGACCGAATCGGTGGGGCGCAGGCGTTCGACGCGCGGGGTGCCGTTTTCCCAGACCAATACGGGATGGCTGGGCGCTTGCCGCAGGAACACATTGAGCGCATCGGCGCTGGCAGCACGGCCCGACTTGCGCGCCTCCACCAATGTGCGAATCACTTCGCGCAGGTGCCGCGCCACCGCCAGCAGCACGCCGGGCGGATAACGACCTGCCACGGGCTCCGCAAGCCAGCCGGCGCGCACCAGCCAATCGGAGACATCGGCGTCGTTCTGCCAGAAATCGTGCGGCTCGCCGTTGACGTTGGCGACGGTGTTGAGCATGTCCAGCACCGGATCGTCGGCGATCAGCAGGGGGGCATCGGTGGCAGCTGCAGGTGCGGGCATGGCGGTGTTCAAAAAGGCGGTGGATTAAATTGTAACCAATTTAAATTGTTATTCCAGTTACTTGTTGCGCATGCGTTTCAATGGATCAATCCGGTGAAAAGTCCGCCGCATTACCATGTGTCATCCAAGTAACTTGCCGGAGACGATCATGAGCGCATGGCCCGATTCACGCGTGCTGGAGTTGTTCAATATTGAGGTGCCCATCGTGCTGGGGCCGATGGCGGGGGTGGCCGGCGTGGAGCTGGCGATTGCCGTGGCGCGGGGCGGGGGCCTCGGTTCGCTGCCGTGCGCGATGCTGAATGTCGAGCAGATCCGCCAGCAGGTCGAGCAGTTTCGGGCGGCCGTGCGCGGCCCCATCAACTTGAATTTCTTCTGCCACACGCCGCCGCGCCCGGACCCCGAGCGCGATGCCAAATGGCGTGCCCATCTGGCGCCGTACTACGCCGAGTTCGGTATCGATTTGAACGCGCAAGCGCCGGCCGTCAACCGCGCTCCGTTCGACGAAGCGACCTGCGCGCTGGTGGAGGAACTGAAGCCGGAGGTGGTGAGCTTCCACTTCGGATTGCCCGCGCCGGAATTGCAGGCCCGCGTGAAGGCAGCGGGGGCGAAAGTCATCTCCGCCGCCACCACGGTGGAAGAGGCGCGGTGGCTGGAAGCACGCGGGGTCGACGCCATCATCGCCATGGGCAACGAGGCAGGCGGCCATCGCGGCATGTTCCTCGCCAAGACGATCGAATCGCAGGTGGGCACCTTCGCGCTGGTGCCGCAGGTGGCCGATGCGGTGAAGGTGCCGATCATTGCGGCGGGCGGCATTGGCGATGCACGCGGGGTGGTGGCGGCGTTGGCGTTGGGGGCATCGGCGGTGCAGATCGGCACGGCCTACATGTTGTCGCCGGAGGCCAAGACCTCGGCCATTCATCGCGCAGCGCTCAAGCAGGCAACCGATGCCGACACCGCGCTCACCAACCTGTTCACCGGCCGACCGGCGCGCGGCATCGTCAACCGGCTGATGCGCGAGATCGGCCCCATGAGCCCGTTTGCGCCGGCCTTTCCGACAGCCGGCGGCGCGTTGGCGCCGCTGCGCGCCAAGACGGAGCCGACTGGCTCGGGTGATTTCATCAACCTGTGGTCAGGCCAAGCCGGCCGGCTGGCCACGGAAGCGTCGGCCGAAGCCATCACGCGGCGCATTGCCGCCCAGGCGCTCGAGCAGCTCACCTGAGCTTTCCTGCTGCATCGTTTCCCGCGCGGGCACGCCAGACGGCGTGCCCGTTTTGTTTCGCATCACAAATCGGCATGCGAGCAATGGGAAAATTTTATGTAACTTGAAAAACAGTGTTTACGGGGTTACTATGGTTTCGCTGCTTTCTCGAAACCCATCCGGAGTCTTGCCATGAACGCCCCTGTCCGCGCCGCTGATCTGGTTGTCGATGCGTATGCCCCCACCGCTGTACGTCATCGCACGGTGGATGTCGAAGGTGCGCGCGTGTTCTATCGGGAGGCCGGCTCGGCCGATGCGCCGACCGTGCTGTTGCTGCACGGCTTTCCCAGCGCATCGCATATGTTCCGCAACCTGATTCCGCAGTTGGCTGCGCGCTATCACGTGGTGGCACCGGACTTTCCCGGCTTTGGCCTGACGCAGGTGCCGAGCGGCTTCCGCTACACGTTCGACAACCTCGCGCATGTGGTCGACGGCTTCACGCAGGCGATCGGCCTGTCGCGGTATGCGATCTACGTGTTCGACTACGGCGCGCCGGTTGGCTGGCGCCTGGCGATGGCCCATCCGGAGCGCATCAGCGCCATCGTCACGCAGAACGGCAACGGCTATGAGGAAGGCCTGGGCGAAGGTCCGTGGGCGCCAATCAAGGCGTATTGGAACAACCCGGACGAAGCGCATCGCCGCGAGCTGCATGCAATCGTGTCGGATGAGATGACGCAGTGGCAATACCTGAACGGCGTGCCCGACCCGACGCGCGTGGCGCCGGATGGCTACCTGCTGGATCAGTATTTCCTGAGCCGTCCGGGCCAGCTCGACATTCAGATGGATCTGTTCCTGGATTACGCGAGCAACGTGGCACTGTATCCGGCACTGCACGCGTACTTTCGTGCGCACCGCCCGCCGCTGATGGCGGTGTGGGGTCGCAATGACACCATCTTCATTCCGCCCGGCGCGGAGGCTTTCAAGCGCGACCTGCCGGATGCGGAGATCCACTTTGTCGACAGCGGCCACTTTGCGCTGGAGACGCACCATGCGGAAATTGGTGCGCGCATGCTCGACTTTCTTGGCCGCGTGGTGAAGTAGCGCGCGGCGTCAGGGCATCGGCTGCATGGTGGCTTCGGCGACAAAGCGCTCCCGCAGGAACGCCACCAGCGCCTTCACCGAAGGCGGCACGCCTGCGCGCGACGGATAGAGTGCGTGCAGGTCTGCCGGCTCGGGGGTCCAGCCTGGCAGCACCGTACGCAGGCGGCCGCTGACAAGCGCCGCATGACAGCAGTGCAGCGGCAGGATAGCTAGCCCGAGCCCTGCGATGGCCGCTTCGCGCAGGGCGATGATGTTGTCGCTGGCAAAGCGCGGGCGAATCGGCAGCGAGATCCGGTGCCTACGCGCATCCTGCAGCACCCAATCGCGGCTGCGGGTGAGCGAGCCTTGCCCCAGGCAAGGGAAATCTTCCAGCGCGGCGGGGGTGTCCGGCTCGCCCACACGGGCAATCAATGCGGGGCTGGCCACCAGAACGCGCGGCGAGACCGCCAGATGCCGCGCCACCACATCGCGCGAGGGCAGTGGCCCCGTGGCCGCGCGGATCGCCACGTCAATGCGCTGCTCGATCAGGTCGACGTACGTATTGGACAAATCCAGCTCGATGCGCAGCTTCGGATGCGCATCGGCAAACTCGGCCAGCCAGCCGGCGACCAGCGTTTCCGCCAGCAACGGCGATGTGCCGACGCGCAGCACGCCGGCCGGTTCGCTGCGTGCTGCGCCGGCCAGCGCTTCAATGGCGGCAGATGCGTCGGCCATGTCGCGGGCATGCCGGTAGACCGCTTCACCCACGGGCGTGACCGATACGCGATGGCTCGATCGCTGCAGCAGCCGCGTGCCGAGCTGAACCTCCAGTTCGGCAATGCGCCGGCTCAAACGCGACTTGGGAATGCCCGTGGCGCGCTCGGCGGCGGAAAAGCCACCGGCTTCCACCACGCGTGTGAAGAGGTACAGGTCGTCGAAGCGCTTCATATTCGGTCGGGGTTGCGGTCGAACCGCATTGAAGCATAGGCGCGGGCCGGACATTGTCGCGGGCAATGGATCAGCGCTGTACAGTGTCGCAGGGCCGGTTTGCGCGCGTCGGAATACCGTGCAGACCGGATCGGAGTCTGGCACGCCTGCGCCGCTCGCGCGGGCATCAATGCAAGGAGAAGGCATGGACAGGCAAGGCACGCAAACGCAGGGGATGTCCCGTGATCGGCTGGAACGGGTCGAGCGCTTCATCGATGACGCCTACATTGCGACCGGCAAGCTACCCGGCGCGCTCGTCCAGGTGTGGCGGCGCGGCGAACTGGCCTTGAACTCCATGCTGGGCCTGGCCGACCGCGAGCGCCAGGTGCCGCTGGCTGAAGATTCGATCTTCCGCATCTACTCGATGACCAAGCCCATCACGTCGGTGGCGTTCATGATGCTGGTGGAGGAATGCAAGGTTGCGCTGGACGATCCGGTCAGCAAGTTCATCCCCGCGTGGGCGAACCTGGGCGTGCACGCCGGCGGCTTCATGGAGGGCTTCCAGTCGCGCCCGGTCAAGCGCCCCATGCGCATGGTCGACCTGCTGCGCCACACCTCCGGGCTGATCTATGGCTTCCACCAGAACACGAATGTCGACGCAGCGTACCGCCGGCTCAAGCTGGGCGACATTGCCACCGACGGCACGCTCGACGAGATGATCGAAAGGCTGGCCGGCGTGCCGCTGGAGTTCTCGCCGGGCGACGCGTGGAACTACTCCGTTTCCACCGATGTGCTGGGCTACCTGGTCGGCAAGATCAGCGGCATGCCGTTCGAGACGTTCCTGAAGGAACGGATTTTCGATCCG
This is a stretch of genomic DNA from Ralstonia wenshanensis. It encodes these proteins:
- a CDS encoding serine hydrolase domain-containing protein; translation: MDRQGTQTQGMSRDRLERVERFIDDAYIATGKLPGALVQVWRRGELALNSMLGLADRERQVPLAEDSIFRIYSMTKPITSVAFMMLVEECKVALDDPVSKFIPAWANLGVHAGGFMEGFQSRPVKRPMRMVDLLRHTSGLIYGFHQNTNVDAAYRRLKLGDIATDGTLDEMIERLAGVPLEFSPGDAWNYSVSTDVLGYLVGKISGMPFETFLKERIFDPLGMVDTAFHVPEEKASRFCACYAVGAMGSKVVSDRGPVLQDDPRASPYLKPPSFISGGGGLVSTAADYLRFSRMLLQGGELDGVRLLGPKTLALMTANHLPGGRDMSSLSSPSMFSEAAYDGVGFGLGFATTISQAATLIPGSTGDFFWGGAAGTFFWVDPQEDLIGLFLTQVLPSSAYPVRRQLRTLVYSAITEVGGAVR
- a CDS encoding LysR family transcriptional regulator, translated to MKRFDDLYLFTRVVEAGGFSAAERATGIPKSRLSRRIAELEVQLGTRLLQRSSHRVSVTPVGEAVYRHARDMADASAAIEALAGAARSEPAGVLRVGTSPLLAETLVAGWLAEFADAHPKLRIELDLSNTYVDLIEQRIDVAIRAATGPLPSRDVVARHLAVSPRVLVASPALIARVGEPDTPAALEDFPCLGQGSLTRSRDWVLQDARRHRISLPIRPRFASDNIIALREAAIAGLGLAILPLHCCHAALVSGRLRTVLPGWTPEPADLHALYPSRAGVPPSVKALVAFLRERFVAEATMQPMP
- a CDS encoding CGNR zinc finger domain-containing protein gives rise to the protein MPAPAAATDAPLLIADDPVLDMLNTVANVNGEPHDFWQNDADVSDWLVRAGWLAEPVAGRYPPGVLLAVARHLREVIRTLVEARKSGRAASADALNVFLRQAPSHPVLVWENGTPRVERLRPTDSVEQCLAPLAEAAAHLLAEGDFQLVRVCEHPECTLWFYDRTKSHKRRWCSMALCGNRHKVAEYRKRQQG
- a CDS encoding NAD(P)H-dependent flavin oxidoreductase, translating into MSAWPDSRVLELFNIEVPIVLGPMAGVAGVELAIAVARGGGLGSLPCAMLNVEQIRQQVEQFRAAVRGPINLNFFCHTPPRPDPERDAKWRAHLAPYYAEFGIDLNAQAPAVNRAPFDEATCALVEELKPEVVSFHFGLPAPELQARVKAAGAKVISAATTVEEARWLEARGVDAIIAMGNEAGGHRGMFLAKTIESQVGTFALVPQVADAVKVPIIAAGGIGDARGVVAALALGASAVQIGTAYMLSPEAKTSAIHRAALKQATDADTALTNLFTGRPARGIVNRLMREIGPMSPFAPAFPTAGGALAPLRAKTEPTGSGDFINLWSGQAGRLATEASAEAITRRIAAQALEQLT
- a CDS encoding alpha/beta fold hydrolase; this translates as MNAPVRAADLVVDAYAPTAVRHRTVDVEGARVFYREAGSADAPTVLLLHGFPSASHMFRNLIPQLAARYHVVAPDFPGFGLTQVPSGFRYTFDNLAHVVDGFTQAIGLSRYAIYVFDYGAPVGWRLAMAHPERISAIVTQNGNGYEEGLGEGPWAPIKAYWNNPDEAHRRELHAIVSDEMTQWQYLNGVPDPTRVAPDGYLLDQYFLSRPGQLDIQMDLFLDYASNVALYPALHAYFRAHRPPLMAVWGRNDTIFIPPGAEAFKRDLPDAEIHFVDSGHFALETHHAEIGARMLDFLGRVVK